Proteins co-encoded in one Aspergillus luchuensis IFO 4308 DNA, chromosome 6, nearly complete sequence genomic window:
- the rmt2 gene encoding protein-arginine N5-methyltransferase (BUSCO:EOG09262N47;~COG:E;~EggNog:ENOG410PI10;~InterPro:IPR026480,IPR017408,IPR029063,IPR036770;~go_function: GO:0016274 - protein-arginine N-methyltransferase activity [Evidence IEA]): MTDPSTDPVITFTQDPNMALNLDLNIQEILLAASTHNIPLLRRLIRENQTPGNPANVKDPETGFSPLHAAIAACEEEGEETNDAEKQTNGVDTNADGDNAGGVVETVKFLLGEGAIWNDLDLNDETPGCIARRLGLMEVYEMIVDAGVRAELLLGRLEEGWEALGDDDDEDEEEQEGEGVEEAATTAVEAEAEAATTEEQPAAATEDPSVTQPRYLDSNLTFTNDRLLDSDQNGVMMSWESTIMEKSAAKLLPTPGLRVMNIGHGMGIVDTFLQSHGPSEHHIVEAHPEVVAEMKRKGWDQKPGVRIHEGRWQDVLPALVGEGVVVDAIYYDTFAESYSDFREFFSEQVIGILEQDGEHGSGRWGFFNGMGADRQISYDVYQKVVEMDLFEAGFDVEWEELEVPALEGEWEGVRRPYWRIEKYRLPICKFMD; this comes from the coding sequence ATGACCGACCCATCCACCGACCCCGTAATAACCTTCACCCAAGACCCCAACATGGCCCTAAACCTGGACCTAAACATCCAAGaaatcctcctcgccgcatCCACCCACAACATCCCGCTCCTGCGCCGCCTAATCCGCGAGAACCAAACGCCCGGAAACCCCGCCAACGTCAAGGACCCGGAGACGGGATTCTCTCCGCTGCACGCGGCCATTGCTGCgtgcgaggaggagggggaggagaccAATGATGCCGAGAAGCAGACGAATGGCGTGGACACAAATGCCGATGGGGACAACGCGGGCGGCGTCGTCGAAACCGTCAAGTTTCTGCTCGGCGAGGGCGCGATCTGGAATGATCTGGATTTGAATGATGAGACCCCGGGATGTATTGCGAGAcggttggggttgatggaggTTTATGAGATGATTGTGGATGCGGGCGTTCGGGcggagttgttgttggggaggttggaggaggggtgggaggcgttgggagatgatgatgatgaagacgaagaagagcaggagggagagggtgttgaagaagcagctaCTACTGCTGTTGAAGCTGAGGCTGAAGCTGCTACCACTGAAGaacaaccagcagcagcaacagaagACCCCTCCGTCACGCAACCGCGCTACCTCGACTCGAACCTAACCTTCACAAACGACCGACTTCTCGACAGCGACCAAAACGGGGTGATGATGTCGTGGGAATCCACCATTATGGAGAAGTCCGCGGCGAAGCTGCTCCCCACCCCGGGGCTGCGGGTCATGAACATCGGGCACGGGATGGGCATCGTCGATACGTTTTTGCAGTCGCATGGCCCCAGTGAGCATCATATCGTGGAGGCGCACccggaggtggtggcggagatgaagCGTAAGGGGTGGGATCAGAAGCCTGGAGTCCGGATCCATGAGGGCCGGTGGCAGGATGTGTTGCCTGCATTGGTGGGCGAGGGAgtggtggttgatgcgaTTTACTATGATACGTTTGCCGAGTCGTACAGTGATTTCCGGGAGTTCTTTTCGGAGCAGGTGATTGGGATTTTGGAGCAGGATGGAGAACATGGGAGTGGGCGTTGGGGATTCTTTAATGGGATGGGCGCTGATAGGCAGATTAGTTATGATGTTTATCAGAAGGTGGTAGAGATGGATCTGTTTGAGGCTGGGTTCGATGTCGAgtgggaggagttggaggtgcCGGCGTTGGAGGGTGAGTGGGAGGGAGTCAGGAGGCCGTATTGGAGGATTGAGAAGTACCGGTTGCCTATCTGTAAGTTTATGGATTGA
- a CDS encoding putative DUF221 domain protein (COG:S;~EggNog:ENOG410PG2J;~InterPro:IPR003864,IPR027815,IPR032880,IPR022257;~PFAM:PF12621,PF02714,PF13967;~TransMembrane:11 (o24-48i108-127o168-187i662-686o706-732i753-781o801-829i850-869o875-893i914-935o947-965i);~go_component: GO:0016020 - membrane [Evidence IEA]), whose protein sequence is MTTNLGSALEHAGGSGKDKEGISIGTFVASLTTAIVVFAVEFLLFILLKGKLTRIYQPRTYLVSDRERTQPSPPGFFRWIVPVFRTSSTEFIQKCGLDAYFFLRYLRMLLKIFIPLGCLILPVLLPLNKVGGKDTSYKNGTAADGQWNVTGLDQLAWGNVKPEHTSRYWGHLVMAVIAIFYVCAVFFDELRGYIRLRQAYLTSPQHRLRASATTVLVTAIPESWLSVEALESLFDVFPGGIRNIWINRNFDDLNEKVKQRDELALKLEAAETDLIIKCKKAQLKQARAEAKKAGKNPNTAETKEKKDADRKASVLALDGGVSSGNPHQARTLDQILHRTKSKKKPEQPGPKKRLNPLDPAVEAAEAVGQGMGKLGKSVIGGFKKVEHGLDGTLARSGGFVPGDAMVIPPHHSEPETNEANDANDGEPQVWSTDPRDHAELTPEASASEARPASRPKRPFWKSQLSKDSKTSSEPDELPLTAPESPVEHEDVEASGSESGNSIKEKIPSDNPRGFKEGDRVQGEEYPIAYNEGFDNEDFGEPLWQKYIRPKDRDTMRLPIFGLSWMPSLWLIGKKVDTIDYCRKELARLNLEIEIDQQNPEKFPHMNSAFIQFNHQVAAHMACQAVSHHVPKQMAPRLVEISPDDVIWDNMSIKWWERYLRTFGIIAVVCGMVIGWAIPVAFTGLLSQLSYLEAAFTWLSWLSTLPGWFISAIQGVLPALFLAILMAILPLILRFLSRTQGLSTGMAVELTVQNYYFAFLFVQLFLVVTISSSFSTIISNVTDVTSWPELLAQNIPSSSNYFFSYMILQAMSVSAGALVQIVNLVSWFILAPILDKTARKKWGRTTNLNQMQWGTFFPVYTTLASIGLIYCVIAPLILIFNVITFSLFWFVYRYNTLYVTKFRFDTGGLLFPRAINQLFTGLYVMELSLIGLFFLVRDTQGEVACEGQAIIMIIVLILTAGYQILLNDAFGPLFRYLPITLEDDAVRRDEEFARAQRTRLGLPNEEEEDPNDTIEHQLAEREHRQHQIDRMSHDIELKTLESSSPERQNHHTMHRPHLGPQRRSWAERSPNRRSPYYKAHSNTQVPSVQRLRDRIAQDAEAQGPPSRNVGTTLFSGIHDELEDLTPDERDQLVQRAFQHDALRAKRPVIWIPRDDLGVSDDEVYRTQRFSKHIWISNEYQALDGKCHTIFSRSPPDFSEVDLIQL, encoded by the exons ATGACCACAAATTTGGGGTCGGCGCTGGAACACGCCGGCGGCAGTGGCAAGGATAAGGAGGGTATCTCCATTGGAACTTTCGTTGCTTCCCTAACCACTGCCATCGTTGTCTTTGCTGTggaattcctcctctttatTCTACTCAAGGGAAAGCTCACTCGTATCTA TCAACCAAGAACCTACCTAGTCTCAGACAGGGAACGTACGCAACCATCGCCGCCGGGATTCTTTCGATGGATCGTCCCCGTGTTTCGCACTTCCAGCACTGAGTTCATACAAAAATGTGGCCTCGACGCTTACTTCTTTCTCCGCTACCTGCGCATGCTTCTCAAGATCTTTATCCCCCTAGGATGTCTAATTCTGCCAGTTCTTTTGCCTTTGAATAAAGTTGGCGGCAAGGACACGAGCTACAAAAATGGTACAGCAGCGGATGGCCAATGGAACGTCACTGGTCTGGATCAGCTTGCCTGGGGCAACGTCAAACCTGAGCATACATCACGCTACTGGGGCCATCTGGTCATGGCTGTCATCGCCATCTTTTATGTCTGCGCCGTGTTCTTTGACGAGCTCAGAGGGTATATCCGTCTCCGGCAGGCCTACTTGACGTCCCCCCAACATCGACTGCGAGCGTCCGCGACAACTGTTCTAGTTACAGCCATCCCCGAAAGCTGGCTTTCTGTAGAGGCCCTCGAATCACTGTTTGATGTCTTCCCGGGAGGAATTCGAAACATCTGGATTAACCGCAATTTTGACGATCTCAACGAAAAGGTGAAGCAGCGCGATGAGCTGGCTCTGAAACTTGAGGCTGCTGAGACCGACCTAATTATCAAGTGCAAAAAGGCTCAGCTGAAGCAAGCGAGAGCTGAAGCCAAGAAAGCCGGAAAGAACCCAAACACAGCGGagacaaaagagaagaaagacgcCGACAGGAAGGCTTCAGTGCTGGCGCTTGATGGGGGTGTCAGCTCCGGCAATCCCCACCAAGCTCGCACTCTCGACCAGATCCTGCATCGTACcaaatcgaagaagaagccggaaCAGCCAGGGCCAAAGAAACGACTAAACCCGTTGGACCCTGCCGTCGAGGCAGCAGAGGCAGTCGGTCAGGGCATGGGAAAGCTGGGAAAATCTGTGATTGGGGGGTTCAAGAAAGTCGAGCATGGACTGGACGGAACGTTGGCCCGATCAGGTGGATTTGTGCCGGGCGACGCTATGgtcattcctcctcaccattCAGAACCTGAAACTAATGAAGCCAACGACGCCAATGATGGGGAGCCCCAGGTTTGGTCGACAGATCCCCGCGATCATGCCGAGCTCACCCCGGAGGCTAGTGCATCAGAAGCGCGACCGGCGTCTAGACCGAAAAGGCCGTTTTGGAAAAGCCAATTGTCCAAGGATTCGAAGACGAGCAGTGAGCCTGATGAACTGCCCCTCACGGCCCCAGAGTCTCCTGTGGAACACGAGGATGTAGAGGCCTCTGGCTCTGAAAGCGGCAATTCAATCAAAGAAAAGATCCCCTCCGACAATCCAAGAGGATTCAAGGAGGGCGACCGGGTACAGGGTGAGGAGTATCCCATTGCTTACAATGAAGGCTTCGACAACGAGGATTTCGGAGAACCGCTATGGCAGAAATACATCAGACCCAAAGATCGCGATACGATGCGACTACCGATTTTCGGCCTCAGTTGGATGCCATCTTTGTGGCTCATCGGCAAGAAGGTCGACACCATCGACTATTGTCGCAAGGAGTTGGCGCGCCTGAACCTGGAGATTGAAATTGACCAGCAGAATCCGGAGAAGTTTCCCCATATGAATTCAGCATTTATCCAGTTCAACCACCAAGTCGCCGCACATATGGCTTGTCAGGCCGTCAGTCACCACGTTCCCAAGCAGATGGCGCCTCGTCTCGTCGAGATCTCACCAGACGACGTCATCTGGGACAACATGTCGATCAAATGGTGGGAGCGTTATCTGCGTACGTTTGGCATTATCGCCGTTGTCTGTGGGATGGTGATAGGCTGGGCAATTCCCGTGGCGTTCACTGGTCTGCTTTCTCAGCTGTCATACCTGGAAGCTGCGTTTACTTGGCTATCCTGGCTTTCTACATTGCCCGGATGGTTTATCTCTGCCATCCAGGGTGTGTTGCCTGCACTTTTCCTCGCTATCCTAATGGCTATCCTACCCCTAATCCTTCGCTTTCTTAGTCGAACACAAGGTCTCTCCACGGGTATGGCCGTCGAGCTGACCGTTCAAAACTATTACTTTGCATTCCTGTTCGTGCAACTGTTCCTTGTTGTTACCATCTCGTCCAGTTTTTCgaccatcatcagcaacgTGACCGACGTTACCAGCTGGCCTGAACTTCTGGCGCAGAATATTCCCTCGTCTAGCAACTACTTCTTCTCGTACATGATTCTTCAGGCGATGTCAGTGAGTGCTGGAGCTTTGGTCCAGATCGTCAACCTGGTGAGCTGGTTCATTCTCGCACCGATTCTGGACAAGACCGCGCGGAAGAAATGGGGCCGCACAACCAACCTAAATCAGATGCAATGGGGTACATTCTTTCCGGTGTATACCACGCTTGCGTCCATTG GGTTGATCTACTGTGTCATTGCACCTCTTATCCTGATCTTCAACGTGATCACGTTCAGTCTCTTCTGGTTCGTCTACCGGTATAATACGCTTTACGTGACCAAATTCCGCTTCGATACGGGTGGACTGCTTTTCCCTCGAGCCATCAATCAGCTGTTCACCGGTCTATATGTCATGGAGCTCAGTCTGATCGGACTGTTCTTCTTGGTCCGGGACACGCAGGGCGAAGTTGCTTGTGAAGGACAGGcgatcatcatgatcattgTCCTCATCCTGACTGCCGGCTATCAGATCCTCTTGAATGACGCGTTTGGGCCTCTGTTCCGTTACCTGCCCATCACGCTGGAGGACGATGCGGTGCGCCGTGATGAGGAATTCGCTCGGGCCCAGAGAACCCGCTTAGGTCTCCCtaatgaggaggaagaggatccGAATGACACTATCGAGCACCAGCTGGCTGAGCGTGAACATCGTCAGCATCAGATTGACCGAATGTCGCACGATATCGAGCTAAAGACGCTTGAGTCTTCCTCCCCCGAGCGGCAAAATCACCACACCATGCATAGGCCGCATCTCGGACCGCAGCGTCGATCCTGGGCTGAACGATCACCAAACCGGCGGTCACCATACTACAAGGCCCACTCCAATACTCAAGTACCCAGTGTCCAGCGTCTGCGCGACAGGATCGCACAAGACGCCGAGGCCCAAGGCCCTCCTTCGCGCAACGTTGGGACCACGCTCTTTTCCGGCATCCACGATGAATTGGAGGACTTGACACCCGACGAACGTGATCAGCTCGTTCAACGTGCCTTTCAACATGACGCATTGCGTGCCAAGCGACCAGTGATCTGGATCCCTCGCGACGATCTTGGGGTCAGTGACGACGAGGTGTACCGCACGCAGCGGTTCAGCAAGCACATCTGGATCAGTAACGAGTATCAGGCGCTGGATGGGAAATGCCACACGATCTTCAGCCGCAGTCCGCCCGACTTTTCCGAGGTAGACCTCATCCAGTTATAA